A window of the Candidatus Nitrosotalea okcheonensis genome harbors these coding sequences:
- a CDS encoding C2H2-type zinc finger protein — translation MITVNCRDIPSLKSPLAVYTSEQVGAVPALKIREFVLDSINNDDVDASRVIKAIRNFLDSLSIEKHFAIIQNKNLISVVAIDDFKLEIQPAQPTDQFFSCVHCGHVTQFEAVHNNHMKIHYL, via the coding sequence ATGATCACAGTAAACTGTAGAGACATACCATCCCTAAAGTCTCCCCTTGCTGTATACACATCGGAGCAAGTTGGAGCAGTACCTGCACTGAAGATACGAGAATTTGTACTAGATTCCATCAATAATGATGATGTAGATGCTTCAAGAGTCATAAAGGCAATCAGAAATTTCCTGGACTCATTGTCAATTGAGAAACATTTTGCCATAATTCAGAATAAAAACTTGATTTCAGTAGTGGCAATAGATGACTTTAAGCTGGAGATACAGCCTGCACAGCCAACGGATCAATTTTTTTCATGTGTACACTGCGGTCATGTTACCCAATTTGAGGCAGTGCATAACAACCACATGAAGATACATTATTTGTGA
- a CDS encoding NAD(P)/FAD-dependent oxidoreductase, whose amino-acid sequence MDYDVVIAGGSVAGLLCAREIASKNHRVLVIEEDSELGTPEHCGGVVSISAIDDLGIIPMRATLDNKVRSAKIVSPSGKEFTIDARQQQVIVLDRREFDKQIAHQAQVKGAEIRVRTSLREITKEGVRTSDGEIKCKFVVDARGVTSLVQKDRTGTLQSAQYEIFADWIDKERIEVYLDQERYPGFFAWVIPTRRDEAKIGVAGRGINPAQVIEEFLKKKGKHSTIRKIFAPIWIKGPIKEFVTGNVITIGDAAGQAKPTTAGGIYSSGIGGIFAGNAISKFLESGNKSELAEYQREWNKKFGKEFENMLLARSLLERMDNKTIDSIFDSITPKMLDEISKEGSFDFHTTSVAKILGVRGSVKAVQAILGNELRRLLS is encoded by the coding sequence ATGGATTATGATGTAGTCATAGCAGGCGGAAGTGTTGCAGGATTACTATGTGCCAGAGAGATTGCAAGTAAGAACCATCGAGTCCTAGTAATAGAAGAAGACTCTGAGCTGGGAACACCTGAACACTGTGGTGGAGTAGTCAGCATCTCTGCAATAGACGACTTGGGCATCATACCAATGAGGGCCACACTTGACAACAAGGTACGCTCTGCAAAAATAGTATCACCATCTGGAAAAGAGTTTACAATTGATGCAAGGCAGCAACAAGTAATAGTCTTGGATAGACGAGAATTCGACAAGCAGATTGCGCACCAAGCTCAGGTCAAGGGAGCTGAAATTAGAGTAAGAACATCACTGCGAGAGATTACAAAGGAAGGAGTTCGAACATCGGATGGCGAGATCAAGTGCAAATTTGTTGTAGATGCAAGAGGTGTGACATCTCTTGTTCAAAAAGACCGAACTGGCACTCTCCAGTCAGCACAGTACGAGATATTTGCAGACTGGATAGACAAGGAAAGAATCGAGGTCTATTTAGATCAAGAAAGATATCCCGGATTTTTTGCATGGGTCATACCTACTAGAAGAGATGAGGCAAAAATAGGAGTAGCAGGAAGAGGAATTAATCCAGCACAAGTAATCGAGGAATTTCTCAAGAAAAAAGGAAAACATTCCACCATTAGAAAAATATTTGCCCCAATTTGGATCAAGGGGCCAATCAAAGAGTTTGTTACAGGAAATGTTATCACAATAGGTGATGCGGCAGGACAAGCCAAGCCCACAACTGCTGGAGGAATCTATTCATCAGGAATTGGCGGCATATTTGCAGGCAATGCAATTTCCAAGTTCTTGGAATCTGGAAACAAGTCAGAACTGGCAGAATATCAAAGAGAATGGAACAAAAAATTCGGCAAGGAGTTTGAGAATATGCTTCTTGCGCGCTCTTTACTTGAGAGAATGGACAACAAAACAATTGACTCAATATTTGACTCGATAACACCAAAGATGCTTGATGAAATCTCAAAGGAAGGAAGTTTTGATTTTCATACTACATCGGTTGCCAAAATACTTGGCGTAAGAGGATCGGTCAAGGCGGTACAAGCAATTCTTGGAAATGAATTGAGAAGATTGCTGAGCTGA
- a CDS encoding PDDEXK family nuclease: MKYCHRRYDTGTIKDNNTKLLEMFPITVAENIGQKVKECMKTSEIYKMVLEALKIEDASKVTHHKYKLKESIMRMGPAGYSFENYVGEILRDYGHNVLFTRTIEHGKCVKHEIDLVTEIISTGEKYIIECKYNNMSGIYTGLKESLYTHTRFLDLDDKYDQEMLVCKPNYQMTP, encoded by the coding sequence ATGAAATATTGCCACCGTAGGTATGATACTGGCACAATAAAAGACAACAATACAAAACTTCTAGAGATGTTTCCAATAACAGTAGCAGAGAATATAGGTCAAAAAGTGAAGGAATGTATGAAAACATCTGAAATTTACAAAATGGTTCTAGAAGCACTCAAAATTGAAGATGCAAGCAAGGTAACGCATCACAAGTACAAACTCAAAGAATCGATCATGAGGATGGGACCTGCCGGATATAGCTTTGAAAATTATGTTGGTGAAATACTCCGAGATTATGGTCACAATGTTCTCTTTACAAGAACAATAGAGCACGGTAAATGTGTAAAGCATGAAATTGATCTAGTTACAGAGATCATTTCCACTGGCGAAAAATACATAATTGAATGCAAGTATAATAACATGTCTGGAATATACACAGGTCTCAAAGAATCATTGTACACACACACTAGATTCTTAGATCTAGATGACAAGTATGATCAGGAAATGCTAGTATGCAAACCAAATTATCAGATGACGCCATAA
- a CDS encoding CDC48 family AAA ATPase — protein MVKKDELLQMRVGEAKQRDVGKRRARIEPEAMEFLKVEAGDMVEIMGKRSSCAVVWPADDDNKTPDVIRIDGQTRKNAGVGINDLVNVKKVTAKPAKTVTLMPVNGNVTVDKEFTDFVKNRLRGLPLSEGDEISVMILGNSMDFKIHKISPKAVVKIERSTSVTILTETSIDKKVRVTFDEIGGLKTQTKRMREIVELPLKHPEVFTRLNVEPHSGILLYGPPGCGKTLIAKVLASESEANFYSINGPEIMNKYYGETEARLRDIFKEARENSPSVIFIDEIDAIAPKREEAYGDVEKRVVAQLLALMDGLNDRGNVIVLGATNRPESVDPALRRPGRFDREIEITVPNADGRLEILHIHTRGMPLQDVDLKTLAAELHGYTGADIKSLCREAAMKALRTFLPEIENENEKIAPDVLEKMRITLPDFYDAMHEIVPTAMREFYVESPKVWWKEVGGLDDAKRTLEDNLITAIKEPVKFQKMGIKPPKGALLYGPSGCGKTLLARALATESGANMILVRGPEILSKWVGESEKAIREIFRKAKTSSPCIIIFDELDSLARFKSNEEGGIGERLLSQLLTEMEDGGASRVVVLGISNRPDLIDPSLIRPGRLDLMIFVPPPDEKGRFEIIKLLTKQMPLSGDINLKEIAVATKGYSGADLVAVCREAAVNTMRNNSQKITSTDFSAALKNVKPSITKGVEDWYSTVKDNISYALPKPMDKAFYG, from the coding sequence TTGGTAAAAAAAGACGAACTGCTACAAATGCGGGTCGGCGAAGCAAAACAAAGAGACGTTGGAAAAAGACGAGCCAGAATTGAACCAGAGGCAATGGAATTTTTAAAAGTAGAAGCAGGCGACATGGTTGAAATCATGGGTAAAAGATCAAGTTGTGCAGTAGTATGGCCTGCAGATGACGACAACAAGACACCAGATGTCATTCGAATAGATGGTCAAACAAGAAAAAATGCAGGAGTTGGAATCAACGACTTGGTAAATGTGAAAAAGGTAACAGCCAAGCCTGCCAAGACTGTAACTTTAATGCCGGTAAACGGAAATGTTACAGTTGACAAGGAGTTTACAGATTTTGTAAAAAACAGACTACGTGGTTTACCACTTTCTGAAGGTGATGAGATATCAGTAATGATTCTTGGAAATTCGATGGATTTCAAAATTCACAAGATCTCTCCAAAAGCTGTTGTAAAAATAGAACGAAGTACTTCGGTTACTATACTTACTGAGACATCCATTGATAAAAAAGTCAGAGTTACATTTGATGAAATAGGTGGCCTTAAGACACAGACTAAAAGAATGCGGGAAATTGTAGAACTGCCATTAAAACACCCCGAAGTTTTCACAAGACTCAATGTAGAGCCACACAGTGGAATATTGCTGTACGGCCCTCCAGGATGTGGAAAGACATTGATTGCAAAAGTATTAGCAAGTGAATCAGAGGCAAACTTTTACTCAATTAACGGTCCAGAGATAATGAACAAGTATTATGGAGAGACAGAGGCAAGATTACGAGATATTTTCAAAGAGGCAAGAGAAAATTCACCAAGTGTGATATTCATTGATGAAATTGATGCAATCGCCCCAAAAAGAGAGGAAGCATATGGAGATGTGGAAAAGAGAGTAGTGGCTCAGTTATTAGCCTTGATGGACGGTCTGAACGACAGAGGAAATGTAATAGTTCTTGGTGCAACAAACAGACCGGAAAGTGTAGACCCTGCTTTGCGAAGACCAGGTAGGTTTGACAGAGAGATTGAGATCACAGTACCAAATGCAGACGGTAGGCTTGAGATACTACACATCCACACACGCGGCATGCCACTTCAAGATGTAGACCTCAAAACACTTGCTGCAGAATTACACGGATATACAGGTGCGGACATCAAATCATTATGCAGAGAAGCTGCAATGAAAGCCCTCAGGACATTCTTACCAGAGATTGAGAACGAGAATGAAAAGATAGCGCCAGATGTATTAGAAAAGATGAGGATAACATTACCGGACTTTTACGATGCAATGCATGAAATCGTGCCAACTGCCATGCGCGAATTCTATGTTGAGAGTCCAAAAGTATGGTGGAAGGAAGTTGGGGGACTGGATGATGCAAAAAGAACTCTAGAAGATAACTTGATCACTGCAATAAAAGAACCAGTCAAATTCCAAAAGATGGGAATCAAACCTCCAAAGGGCGCATTATTGTACGGTCCATCAGGATGTGGAAAGACGTTACTTGCACGGGCTCTTGCAACAGAGAGTGGTGCAAACATGATACTCGTAAGAGGACCAGAGATACTGTCAAAATGGGTCGGAGAATCAGAAAAAGCAATAAGAGAAATTTTCAGGAAAGCAAAGACATCATCACCATGTATAATAATATTTGATGAGCTTGACTCACTTGCCCGTTTCAAATCAAATGAAGAGGGCGGGATTGGAGAGAGGCTGCTAAGTCAGCTTCTTACAGAGATGGAAGATGGAGGAGCGTCAAGAGTTGTAGTACTAGGAATTTCAAACAGACCAGATCTTATCGACCCATCATTAATACGACCGGGCAGACTGGATCTAATGATCTTCGTTCCACCGCCAGATGAAAAGGGTCGATTTGAGATAATCAAACTATTAACAAAACAGATGCCACTTTCAGGTGACATTAACTTGAAAGAGATTGCAGTAGCAACAAAAGGATACAGTGGAGCAGATCTTGTTGCAGTATGTAGGGAAGCTGCAGTAAATACCATGCGAAACAATAGTCAAAAAATAACTAGTACTGACTTTTCTGCCGCACTCAAAAACGTCAAGCCATCAATTACAAAAGGAGTTGAAGATTGGTACTCTACAGTTAAAGATAATATATCATACGCATTACCAAAACCAATGGACAAGGCATTTTACGGATAG
- a CDS encoding CBS domain-containing protein yields MVQKRVGKVFVCDKGGKLLGVVSKTDIIELASERQKYLQTLKKTSRSTTT; encoded by the coding sequence ATGGTTCAGAAACGTGTAGGAAAGGTCTTTGTGTGTGACAAGGGAGGTAAACTTTTGGGAGTAGTAAGCAAAACAGACATTATAGAACTGGCAAGTGAGAGGCAAAAATATCTTCAAACTCTAAAGAAAACTAGCAGATCTACTACAACATAG
- a CDS encoding elongation factor 1-beta, producing the protein MARLSLRAKILPTGTEINLDDIAKKITVSLKEGIILSKYTKEPLAFGLYFINAEFALDDKEGQMDSLENVVRSIEGVGEFEVLGLSRTSVDMK; encoded by the coding sequence TTGGCGCGACTTTCACTTAGAGCAAAAATTCTCCCAACAGGAACTGAAATAAATCTAGACGACATTGCAAAAAAGATCACCGTATCATTAAAGGAGGGTATTATACTTTCAAAATATACAAAAGAGCCGCTTGCTTTTGGCCTCTATTTCATTAATGCAGAGTTTGCCCTAGACGACAAGGAAGGTCAAATGGATTCTCTTGAAAACGTAGTACGTTCAATTGAAGGAGTTGGAGAATTCGAAGTACTAGGCTTGAGCAGAACATCTGTTGATATGAAGTAG
- a CDS encoding helix-turn-helix transcriptional regulator, which translates to MGTIYENAANDFLELASEQRLKIIFKLLEQKSKISNMAKELHATVQEVHRNFERLSNAGLIMKDKDGYYDLTTYGKTMCTQVPSLLFLSRNRKYFETHDFGDIPMKFIQRIGALAGGQQIKGFVNVLEQWKLVYKNADEYIYELFTEVPLDLIEPLLARVKRGTTFNYIFSNTVIVPKGRKELLNKLDMKALLDKGLVERKMKEDVKVVVVLNEKEACVLFPTLDGDADMREMFYSKDQLFHEWCLDYFRYCWYNSGPFQENKISE; encoded by the coding sequence GTGGGTACAATTTATGAAAACGCGGCAAACGATTTTCTAGAACTTGCAAGCGAACAAAGACTCAAGATAATATTCAAACTGCTGGAACAAAAATCAAAAATTTCAAACATGGCAAAGGAATTGCATGCCACTGTGCAAGAGGTGCATCGAAACTTTGAACGCCTTTCAAATGCCGGACTTATCATGAAAGACAAAGATGGATACTATGATCTAACTACTTATGGAAAGACAATGTGTACTCAAGTACCTTCACTACTATTTTTATCAAGAAACCGGAAATATTTTGAAACCCATGACTTTGGAGACATTCCTATGAAATTCATACAACGAATTGGTGCTCTTGCTGGAGGGCAACAGATCAAGGGATTTGTTAATGTGTTGGAACAATGGAAGCTTGTGTACAAGAATGCGGATGAATACATCTACGAGTTATTCACCGAGGTTCCCCTGGATCTAATAGAACCATTGCTTGCAAGAGTAAAACGTGGCACTACATTCAACTACATATTTTCTAATACCGTGATTGTGCCCAAGGGCAGAAAAGAGCTGTTAAACAAGCTGGATATGAAGGCCTTACTTGACAAGGGATTGGTTGAAAGAAAAATGAAAGAGGATGTCAAGGTAGTTGTTGTGTTAAATGAAAAAGAGGCATGTGTATTGTTTCCAACTCTTGATGGGGACGCAGACATGAGGGAAATGTTCTATAGCAAAGATCAGCTGTTTCACGAGTGGTGTCTTGATTATTTCAGGTATTGCTGGTATAATTCAGGACCATTCCAAGAGAACAAGATTTCAGAGTAA
- the pth2 gene encoding peptidyl-tRNA hydrolase Pth2 translates to MGTIKQVIVVRKDLGMGTGKIAAQVGHACVLGAEHVRKSKREWFDQWERYGQEKVVVKVSSMSELEKIKRDAISHDLPWSEVTDAGHTQIEPGTVTCISIGPAPEEMIDKVTKDLKLL, encoded by the coding sequence ATGGGTACAATCAAGCAAGTAATTGTTGTAAGAAAAGATTTAGGGATGGGTACTGGAAAGATTGCTGCACAAGTAGGTCACGCATGTGTTTTGGGAGCAGAGCATGTGAGAAAATCAAAAAGAGAATGGTTTGATCAGTGGGAAAGATACGGACAAGAAAAAGTTGTTGTTAAAGTATCTAGCATGTCAGAGCTTGAAAAAATAAAACGTGATGCGATATCACATGATCTGCCTTGGTCTGAGGTCACTGATGCAGGTCATACTCAGATAGAACCTGGGACTGTGACATGCATATCGATAGGTCCTGCTCCAGAAGAAATGATTGATAAAGTCACAAAGGATCTAAAACTTCTCTAA
- a CDS encoding PDDEXK family nuclease, with protein sequence MQTKLSDDAITYAKYIGQQIISWRYPPSKGLESMIEEKGLYPVTILGLNRLSSSLYQETT encoded by the coding sequence ATGCAAACCAAATTATCAGATGACGCCATAACATACGCAAAGTACATAGGCCAGCAGATAATTTCTTGGAGATACCCACCAAGCAAAGGCCTTGAAAGCATGATTGAAGAAAAGGGCCTATATCCAGTAACAATTTTAGGGTTAAACAGGTTGAGTTCGAGTCTTTATCAAGAAACAACATGA
- a CDS encoding antibiotic biosynthesis monooxygenase family protein, with protein MFVVSAEIQIKKGSEDEFKNWISESNVELSKFDGFVRRRLLETRSGKHVILVEFENQAKFEAMHKTQEHFRIQSKGHSLMDVLPKPTFYEVVSQ; from the coding sequence ATGTTTGTAGTTTCAGCAGAAATTCAAATCAAAAAGGGCTCAGAAGACGAGTTCAAAAACTGGATATCTGAATCTAATGTCGAGCTCTCAAAATTTGATGGCTTTGTAAGAAGACGACTGTTGGAAACACGTAGTGGCAAGCATGTGATTCTGGTGGAGTTTGAAAACCAGGCAAAGTTTGAAGCAATGCACAAAACACAAGAACATTTCAGAATTCAATCCAAGGGTCATTCTTTGATGGATGTGCTGCCCAAGCCAACGTTTTATGAAGTAGTGTCTCAGTAG
- a CDS encoding zinc finger domain-containing protein gives MSSTIALPVCSSCHRPIMPNDKCVKFNCPSCGSVLLWRCESCREAARPYKCNSCTFEGP, from the coding sequence ATGTCATCAACAATAGCATTACCTGTCTGCAGTTCTTGTCACAGACCAATAATGCCTAACGATAAGTGTGTAAAATTCAATTGCCCAAGTTGTGGCTCGGTATTACTCTGGAGATGTGAGAGTTGTAGAGAAGCAGCAAGACCATACAAATGCAATTCATGCACATTTGAAGGACCTTAG